The proteins below are encoded in one region of Edaphobacter bradus:
- a CDS encoding sigma 54-interacting transcriptional regulator, producing MATPLPTTLGALRTSGFTPERLARSVKDELRQNLIAKLRAGETLFPGIVGYQDTVVPQIVNAVLSRHNFILLGLRGQAKSRILRALTSLLDSHTPYVAGSETRDNPYAPISKFARDLIAKLGDDTPIAWLTPDDRFVEKLATPDVTVADLVGDIDPIKAARSNQDLGSELTMHYGLLPRANRGIFAINELPDLAGKIQVALFNIMQEGDVQIKGYPVRLPLDVAIVFSANPEDYTARGKIVTPLKDRIGSEIRTHYPEDIEEGIVITAQEAWSARPASNIEVPHYIRQIIEQIAFTAREDKKVDKRSGVSQRLPISTMELVLSNAERRALIHGETLVVPRVGDIYTALPGITGKIELEYEGEVRGADTVIREIIRASVASVYDSYFASTDTQQIEEWFNLGGTVQLNDAQPSAGSLTELKQIQGLFEKLTPLKVNGKSSPETAVSAAEFLLEGMYAHKRISRTEERSFTAAEKKQRIDQAASYAERMREREQEDYTARSRTRRGFN from the coding sequence ATGGCGACCCCTCTCCCAACGACCCTCGGCGCGCTTCGTACCAGTGGATTCACCCCTGAGCGGCTGGCCCGCAGCGTCAAGGACGAGCTGCGTCAGAACCTGATTGCAAAGCTCCGAGCTGGAGAGACTCTCTTTCCGGGCATCGTCGGCTACCAGGACACGGTCGTGCCGCAGATCGTCAACGCCGTGCTCTCCCGGCACAACTTCATCCTGCTCGGCCTCCGCGGACAGGCGAAGTCGCGCATCCTGCGCGCGCTCACGTCGCTGCTCGACTCGCACACACCCTACGTCGCCGGCTCCGAGACCCGCGACAATCCCTACGCCCCCATCAGCAAGTTCGCCCGCGACCTGATCGCAAAGCTCGGCGACGACACTCCCATCGCGTGGCTGACACCTGACGACCGCTTCGTCGAAAAGCTCGCCACACCCGACGTCACCGTGGCCGACCTCGTAGGCGACATCGACCCCATCAAGGCTGCCCGCTCCAACCAGGACCTCGGCTCCGAGCTGACGATGCACTACGGCCTTCTCCCGCGCGCTAATCGCGGAATCTTCGCCATCAACGAGCTCCCGGACCTGGCCGGCAAGATTCAGGTCGCGCTCTTCAACATCATGCAGGAGGGCGACGTGCAGATTAAGGGATACCCCGTCCGCCTGCCGCTCGACGTCGCCATCGTCTTCAGCGCGAACCCCGAGGACTACACCGCCCGCGGCAAGATCGTCACGCCGCTCAAGGACCGCATCGGCTCCGAGATCCGCACCCACTACCCCGAAGACATCGAAGAAGGCATCGTCATCACCGCGCAGGAGGCCTGGTCTGCCCGCCCCGCGAGCAATATCGAAGTCCCGCACTACATCCGCCAGATCATCGAGCAGATCGCCTTCACCGCCCGCGAGGACAAGAAGGTCGACAAGCGCAGCGGTGTCTCGCAGCGCCTTCCCATCTCCACGATGGAGCTCGTCCTCTCCAACGCCGAGCGACGCGCCTTGATTCACGGCGAAACTCTCGTTGTCCCGCGCGTCGGCGACATCTACACCGCACTCCCGGGCATCACCGGCAAGATCGAGCTCGAATACGAGGGCGAAGTCCGCGGCGCCGACACCGTCATCCGCGAGATCATCCGCGCCTCGGTCGCCTCCGTCTATGACAGCTACTTCGCCAGCACTGACACCCAGCAGATCGAGGAGTGGTTCAATCTCGGCGGCACCGTGCAGTTGAACGATGCCCAACCCTCCGCCGGCTCGCTCACCGAGCTTAAACAGATCCAGGGACTGTTCGAAAAGCTCACACCCTTGAAGGTCAACGGCAAATCATCGCCCGAGACAGCCGTGAGCGCAGCAGAATTTCTCCTCGAAGGCATGTACGCCCACAAGCGCATCAGCCGAACCGAGGAACGCAGCTTCACCGCCGCCGAAAAGAAACAGCGCATCGATCAAGCCGCCAGCTACGCCGAACGCATGCGCGAACGCGAGCAGGAAGATTACACCGCCCGCAGCCGGACGCGGCGCGGCTTCAACTAG
- a CDS encoding tetratricopeptide repeat protein — translation MDQNSERIELLTQILAQNPTDAFARYGLAMAHLSDGHTDSALTEFTTLIQLNADYVPAYQMSAQTLVKLGRVEEALDRLHHGIAAANRTGNQHALAEMEALREDLA, via the coding sequence ATGGACCAGAACTCCGAAAGAATCGAGCTCCTCACACAGATCCTGGCACAGAACCCCACCGATGCCTTCGCCCGCTATGGGCTTGCCATGGCGCACCTCTCGGACGGCCACACCGACAGCGCCCTGACCGAGTTCACGACCCTCATTCAGCTCAACGCCGACTACGTCCCTGCCTATCAGATGTCCGCGCAGACCCTCGTAAAGCTGGGCCGCGTCGAAGAGGCGCTCGACCGCCTGCACCACGGCATCGCCGCCGCTAACCGCACCGGCAACCAGCACGCTCTGGCCGAGATGGAGGCCCTGCGAGAGGATCTCGCCTGA
- a CDS encoding acyl-CoA thioesterase → MSEQIVKRTVAESQSERTEIVFPSDSNALGNLFGGRLMQYIDLVGAMAASRHARAITVTASMDHLDFVAPVKVGELLILKASVNRAYRTSMEVGVRVMVEDVRQQRLRHVSSAYLTFVAVDKDGNRLCVPQVVPETEHQKRRYEDAGRRRDLRAEETQRKKELRAALPQEWHI, encoded by the coding sequence GTGAGTGAACAGATTGTGAAGCGAACGGTAGCCGAGTCGCAGTCCGAGCGCACCGAAATCGTCTTTCCGTCGGATTCCAATGCGCTTGGCAACCTTTTTGGCGGGCGGCTGATGCAGTACATCGACCTGGTAGGCGCGATGGCGGCGAGCCGTCACGCGCGCGCCATCACGGTGACGGCCTCGATGGACCACCTCGACTTTGTCGCACCGGTGAAGGTGGGCGAGTTGCTGATCCTGAAAGCGAGCGTCAACCGTGCCTATCGCACGTCGATGGAGGTTGGAGTGCGCGTGATGGTGGAGGATGTCCGTCAGCAGCGGCTGCGCCATGTCTCCTCGGCCTACCTGACCTTTGTTGCGGTCGATAAGGATGGCAACCGGCTTTGCGTGCCGCAGGTTGTGCCTGAGACGGAACACCAGAAGCGCCGCTACGAGGACGCCGGCCGCCGCCGCGACCTTCGCGCGGAGGAGACGCAGCGCAAGAAGGAACTGCGCGCAGCGCTGCCGCAGGAGTGGCACATCTAA
- a CDS encoding Mrp/NBP35 family ATP-binding protein yields MGHMGAVPQGPQPLPGVAHVVAIGSGKGGVGKTTVAVNTAVALGKLGYRVGLLDADIYGPNVPTMLGATRQPNIIGENRIEPILSHGVKFISIGLISPGDKPMVMRGPMLHQIIRQFLQQVEWGELDFLIIDLPPGTGDVVISLVQTVPLTGAVVISTGSSVALQDARKALEMFHQVKVEVLGMIENMSQMTLPSGEVIDVFGAGGTERTAAQFGIDFLGAVDLNPAIREGGDSGMPITLAGPDSRLAGEFFAVARKVAEKAQQVAAKSEDIFEIR; encoded by the coding sequence ATGGGACATATGGGAGCAGTACCGCAGGGGCCGCAGCCACTACCCGGAGTAGCGCACGTCGTTGCCATAGGCAGCGGCAAGGGCGGAGTCGGCAAGACCACGGTAGCGGTGAACACTGCCGTCGCGCTGGGCAAGCTCGGCTACAGGGTCGGCCTGCTTGACGCAGACATCTATGGGCCGAACGTCCCGACGATGCTGGGCGCCACGCGTCAGCCGAACATTATCGGCGAGAACCGCATCGAGCCGATTCTCTCGCACGGAGTGAAGTTCATCTCGATCGGCCTCATCTCGCCCGGCGACAAGCCGATGGTGATGCGCGGGCCGATGCTGCACCAGATCATCCGGCAGTTTCTGCAGCAGGTGGAGTGGGGCGAGCTGGATTTCCTCATCATCGACCTGCCTCCGGGAACGGGCGACGTCGTCATCTCGCTTGTGCAGACCGTTCCGCTTACCGGAGCGGTCGTGATTTCGACAGGCTCGAGCGTTGCGCTGCAGGACGCACGCAAGGCGCTGGAGATGTTTCACCAGGTGAAGGTTGAGGTCCTGGGCATGATCGAGAACATGTCGCAGATGACGCTGCCTTCAGGTGAGGTCATCGATGTCTTCGGGGCAGGCGGCACAGAGCGCACGGCCGCGCAGTTCGGTATCGATTTCCTCGGGGCGGTCGATCTCAATCCGGCGATTCGTGAGGGCGGCGACAGCGGCATGCCTATCACGCTAGCCGGTCCGGACTCCAGGCTGGCAGGCGAGTTCTTTGCGGTGGCCCGCAAAGTCGCCGAGAAGGCCCAGCAGGTGGCTGCGAAGAGCGAGGACATCTTTGAGATCCGTTAG
- the hrcA gene encoding heat-inducible transcriptional repressor HrcA: MADAERMTSRQRAILSTIIENYIETGEPVGSGTIARLQIGDGGGMSSATIRNEMAALAEAGLLEQPHTSAGRIPTAQAFRIYVEQLIGGVNPRIDAARLSARSRMQIDSSFAGLAGTHAVLERTSHILATLSSGVGVAIAAVADSDLLEHVHFSRLAPSRVLAVVVTRTGLVRDRVLALDRDLTAGELETAGNFVNENFRGWSVEHVRVELARLVEQERSEYQRMLDAVQQLWAKALPASEILTETVFVEGVANLIGSQADSEHLREMLAALEAKQRLVELLNAYIDARQESVRVIFDLEQQAPEMAGLVLIAAPARVGGETRGTLGVLGPKRMHYENTLNAVSYISQVFDRMLHAAE, translated from the coding sequence ATGGCAGACGCAGAGCGGATGACGTCGCGGCAGCGAGCCATTCTGTCGACCATCATCGAGAACTATATCGAGACTGGCGAACCTGTTGGCTCCGGCACCATTGCTCGCCTGCAGATTGGCGACGGGGGTGGTATGAGTTCCGCCACCATCCGCAATGAGATGGCGGCGCTGGCGGAGGCTGGGCTGCTCGAACAGCCACACACCTCCGCAGGTCGCATCCCTACCGCGCAGGCCTTTCGCATTTACGTGGAACAGCTTATTGGCGGGGTGAACCCGCGCATCGACGCGGCCCGGCTCTCTGCGCGCTCGCGCATGCAGATCGACTCCAGTTTCGCAGGACTCGCCGGGACGCATGCCGTGCTTGAGCGCACGTCGCACATTCTTGCCACGCTCTCAAGCGGAGTTGGCGTCGCGATCGCTGCTGTCGCGGACAGCGATCTGCTGGAACATGTTCATTTTTCACGACTTGCGCCATCGCGCGTCCTCGCGGTTGTGGTGACCCGCACTGGGCTGGTACGCGACCGCGTGCTTGCACTCGACCGCGATCTCACGGCGGGCGAGCTTGAGACAGCGGGCAACTTCGTCAACGAGAATTTTCGCGGCTGGAGCGTCGAGCATGTTCGCGTCGAGCTGGCGCGCCTCGTCGAGCAGGAGCGGAGCGAGTACCAGCGCATGCTGGACGCCGTGCAGCAGCTCTGGGCCAAGGCCTTGCCAGCCAGCGAGATCCTGACCGAGACGGTGTTCGTCGAGGGGGTCGCGAACCTCATCGGCAGCCAGGCCGACAGCGAACATCTCCGCGAGATGCTCGCCGCGCTGGAGGCCAAGCAGCGCCTTGTGGAACTGCTCAACGCCTACATCGACGCGCGGCAGGAGAGCGTGCGCGTCATCTTCGATCTTGAGCAGCAGGCTCCGGAGATGGCGGGGCTGGTTCTTATCGCAGCTCCGGCTCGCGTCGGCGGGGAGACTCGCGGAACGCTCGGCGTCCTGGGCCCGAAGCGGATGCACTACGAGAACACGCTCAATGCTGTGAGCTACATCTCTCAGGTCTTCGACCGCATGCTCCACGCGGCTGAGTAG
- a CDS encoding nucleotide exchange factor GrpE: MQEETTVQAVQEGELEAPATEAGTQTQEHALPAPSELDQVKAERDQLLDRLARLQAEFDNARKREGKERQDVRDYTVSNTVEPFLGVMDNFQLALKSEGSIEQLRSGVELILKQMEDALRGLNVVPVEAVGAQFDPRIHEALGSIETKEFPDHQVLEEIRRGYRIRDKLLRPALVRIAANPSQISE, from the coding sequence ATGCAGGAAGAAACCACTGTGCAGGCCGTACAGGAGGGCGAACTGGAAGCCCCGGCGACCGAAGCGGGGACCCAGACGCAGGAGCACGCTCTGCCAGCTCCCTCAGAGCTTGACCAGGTAAAGGCGGAGCGCGATCAGTTGCTCGACCGGCTGGCGCGGCTGCAGGCGGAGTTTGACAACGCCCGCAAGCGCGAGGGCAAAGAGCGCCAGGACGTGCGCGACTACACCGTTTCGAACACGGTTGAGCCGTTCCTTGGCGTGATGGACAATTTCCAGCTCGCTCTCAAGTCCGAAGGCTCGATCGAGCAGCTCCGCAGCGGCGTTGAGCTGATTCTGAAGCAGATGGAAGACGCCTTGCGCGGGCTGAATGTCGTTCCCGTCGAGGCCGTCGGCGCGCAGTTCGACCCGAGAATCCACGAGGCGCTGGGCAGCATCGAAACCAAGGAGTTCCCTGACCATCAGGTTCTCGAGGAGATTCGGCGCGGCTACCGCATCCGTGACAAGCTGCTGCGCCCGGCACTGGTTAGGATTGCTGCCAATCCCTCCCAGATCAGCGAGTAA
- the dnaJ gene encoding molecular chaperone DnaJ yields MRSTANVTKIDFYEVLGVSRDASDQELKTAYRRLAMQYHPDRNPGDPAAEEKFKECSEAYQVLSDSDKRAAYDRYGHAAFSGGGPGAGFNGSPFGGQDLGDIFGDLFGEMFNMGGSRKASRVQRGRDLRYDLSLEFEEAVFGVEKEITIRRSETCAECRGTGAAKGKGPVTCTQCGGRGQQRFQQGFFSVARTCSVCGGTGTLIVDACKVCYGETYLEREHTILVKVPAGVEQDTRIRYQGEGEAGRFGGPAGDLYVVLNVKPHKFFERDGDDLHCVMPISFPQAALGTELEIGTLEGPETLRIPEGTQNGREFRLRGKGVPHLNQRGKGDLIVRINVLTPTKLTKQQKELLRQLGETMPIDNAPHSSGVFEKVKEIFS; encoded by the coding sequence ATGAGATCAACAGCCAACGTGACGAAGATTGATTTCTATGAGGTATTGGGTGTTTCGCGCGACGCCTCCGATCAGGAGCTGAAGACTGCCTACCGCCGGTTGGCGATGCAGTACCACCCCGACCGCAACCCGGGCGACCCTGCAGCCGAAGAGAAGTTCAAGGAGTGCAGCGAGGCCTACCAGGTGCTCAGCGACTCTGACAAGCGCGCGGCCTACGATCGCTACGGTCACGCGGCCTTCTCCGGCGGCGGCCCTGGCGCGGGCTTCAACGGCAGCCCCTTCGGCGGGCAGGACCTCGGCGACATCTTCGGCGATCTCTTCGGCGAGATGTTCAACATGGGCGGCAGCCGCAAGGCGTCGCGGGTGCAGCGCGGACGCGACCTCCGCTACGACCTCTCGCTCGAGTTCGAAGAGGCAGTCTTCGGCGTCGAGAAAGAGATCACCATACGCCGCAGCGAGACATGCGCGGAGTGCAGGGGCACGGGCGCTGCCAAGGGCAAGGGGCCTGTCACTTGTACACAGTGCGGCGGCCGCGGCCAGCAGCGCTTCCAGCAGGGCTTCTTCTCTGTCGCGCGCACGTGCTCGGTCTGCGGCGGAACGGGAACGCTCATCGTGGACGCCTGCAAGGTCTGCTACGGCGAGACGTATCTTGAAAGGGAACACACTATCCTCGTCAAGGTTCCGGCGGGCGTCGAGCAGGACACGCGCATCCGCTATCAGGGCGAAGGCGAGGCTGGAAGGTTCGGCGGACCGGCGGGCGATCTGTACGTCGTCCTGAACGTCAAGCCGCACAAGTTCTTTGAGCGCGACGGCGACGACCTGCACTGCGTGATGCCAATCTCGTTTCCACAGGCCGCACTCGGCACCGAGCTCGAGATCGGGACGCTCGAAGGTCCGGAGACGCTGCGCATTCCCGAAGGCACGCAGAATGGCCGTGAGTTCAGGCTGCGCGGCAAGGGAGTCCCGCATCTGAACCAGCGCGGCAAGGGCGACCTCATCGTTCGCATCAACGTGCTGACGCCTACCAAGCTCACAAAGCAGCAGAAGGAGCTTCTGCGGCAGCTCGGCGAGACGATGCCCATCGATAACGCTCCGCACTCCTCCGGGGTCTTCGAGAAGGTGAAGGAGATCTTCAGCTAG
- the fmt gene encoding methionyl-tRNA formyltransferase yields the protein MRLVFCGTPQFAVPTLEAVLAAGHEVALVVTQPDRPVGREQRLQAPPVKTTALAHNLPVTQPDKIKTNAEFRAQLEAIQPDAILVVAYGRIIPQWMLDLPRHGNINLHGSLLPKYRGAAPIQWAVAEGETVTGVTTMRLDAGLDTGPMLLAQAIPIGEEETAVDVYDNLAEVGAPLMVETLRRLAKGDLYPEPQNHTIATHAPILTRDDGNIDFARTAEQIHNRWRGFQPWPGAFTTLRGKKLIVHSVRAVGEHELYEPGTICVEGEALLVACARYTTLAIDEVQLEGKRRMPAAEFLRGFQIKTGERLGQ from the coding sequence ATGAGACTCGTCTTCTGCGGAACCCCACAGTTCGCCGTCCCCACGCTTGAGGCTGTTCTCGCCGCCGGCCATGAGGTCGCGCTTGTCGTCACACAGCCAGACCGGCCCGTCGGCCGCGAGCAGCGGCTTCAGGCTCCTCCCGTCAAGACGACTGCGCTCGCTCATAACCTTCCGGTCACGCAGCCCGACAAGATCAAGACCAACGCGGAGTTTCGCGCGCAGCTTGAAGCGATTCAGCCGGATGCGATCCTCGTCGTTGCCTATGGCCGCATCATCCCGCAGTGGATGCTCGACCTGCCGCGGCACGGCAACATCAACCTGCATGGCTCGCTGCTGCCGAAGTACCGCGGGGCCGCACCGATCCAGTGGGCGGTCGCTGAGGGCGAGACCGTCACCGGCGTCACTACGATGCGACTCGACGCCGGGCTCGACACCGGTCCCATGCTGCTCGCGCAGGCCATTCCCATCGGCGAGGAGGAGACCGCAGTCGACGTCTACGACAACCTCGCCGAAGTCGGTGCGCCGCTCATGGTCGAGACGCTGCGCCGCCTCGCCAAGGGCGATCTCTACCCCGAGCCGCAGAACCACACCATCGCCACGCATGCGCCCATCCTGACCCGCGACGACGGCAACATCGACTTCGCCCGCACTGCCGAGCAGATTCACAACCGATGGCGCGGCTTTCAGCCCTGGCCCGGCGCTTTCACCACGCTGCGTGGCAAAAAGCTTATCGTCCACTCCGTGCGTGCCGTCGGTGAGCATGAGCTTTACGAACCCGGAACTATCTGCGTCGAGGGTGAAGCCCTCCTCGTCGCCTGCGCCAGGTACACGACGCTAGCTATCGACGAAGTGCAGCTCGAAGGCAAGCGCCGTATGCCGGCGGCCGAGTTCCTGCGCGGCTTCCAGATCAAGACCGGCGAACGACTCGGCCAATGA
- a CDS encoding transcription antitermination factor NusB, whose product MKTRDRQSGNGGAASRRSSGTTQAKPVSPARMAAFEILALVGDNKGNSDDLLHSTHTAKLSGEDRNLATALVLGVLRWQIALDARIQPLLQRPDQRLGEPVAIALRLGAFQLLHLDRIPAHAAINESVELTRGSGNPHAAGMVNAILRKLAATPARGRPIHESAAAIAQRLGHPLWLVERWVATYGRQATLKICEADQVEPAESILFSAEPEAHLPQMDDGSRLVAELAAASAAQATRVWDACAAPGGKTLILAHRLPSASILATDASPRRLERMRARLGQYPYASNIRTEVADATEPAASLGHFDLILCDVPCSGTGTLARNPEIRHRLALPDLKRHAARQRAILRAALDRLAPGGRLLYSTCSLEPEECEQVIAAVAADVPLHTVSIEPVLDRLAASGVLREPLPGAIRNHALRTLPGTHPGDGFFAALLERPAQA is encoded by the coding sequence ATGAAGACACGGGACAGGCAGAGCGGGAACGGAGGCGCGGCGTCGCGCAGATCGTCAGGGACGACTCAGGCAAAGCCCGTCTCCCCCGCGCGAATGGCGGCCTTCGAGATTCTCGCGCTGGTTGGCGACAACAAGGGCAATAGCGACGATCTTCTTCACTCCACTCACACTGCAAAGCTATCTGGCGAAGATCGCAACCTCGCCACAGCGCTCGTCCTCGGAGTACTTCGCTGGCAGATTGCCCTCGACGCCCGCATCCAACCTCTGCTTCAACGCCCCGATCAGCGTCTCGGCGAGCCCGTCGCCATCGCGCTGCGCCTCGGGGCCTTTCAGCTCCTGCACCTTGATCGCATCCCCGCGCACGCTGCCATCAACGAGAGCGTCGAGCTGACACGCGGGAGCGGCAACCCGCACGCCGCCGGGATGGTCAACGCCATTCTGCGGAAGCTGGCCGCGACACCGGCCCGGGGCAGGCCCATCCACGAGAGCGCTGCCGCCATCGCCCAACGTCTTGGCCATCCGTTGTGGCTTGTCGAGCGTTGGGTTGCCACCTACGGGCGACAGGCAACGCTCAAGATCTGCGAAGCCGACCAGGTAGAGCCTGCCGAATCCATACTCTTTTCAGCCGAGCCTGAAGCGCATTTGCCGCAGATGGACGACGGCTCGCGTCTCGTCGCTGAGCTGGCCGCCGCCTCCGCTGCGCAGGCCACGCGCGTCTGGGATGCCTGCGCCGCGCCAGGCGGCAAAACCCTCATCCTTGCTCATCGCCTGCCCAGTGCGTCCATTCTCGCAACCGACGCCAGCCCGCGCCGCCTTGAGCGAATGCGCGCCCGTCTCGGGCAGTATCCCTATGCCTCAAACATTCGCACCGAGGTCGCCGATGCTACCGAGCCAGCCGCGAGCCTTGGCCACTTCGACCTGATCCTCTGCGACGTTCCCTGCAGCGGCACCGGCACACTCGCGCGCAACCCCGAGATCCGTCATCGCCTTGCTTTACCGGATCTCAAACGCCATGCCGCACGCCAACGTGCCATTCTGCGGGCTGCGCTCGATCGTCTTGCTCCTGGCGGACGGCTCCTCTACTCCACCTGCTCGCTTGAGCCCGAGGAGTGCGAGCAGGTCATCGCCGCAGTCGCCGCCGATGTTCCGCTCCACACCGTTTCGATTGAACCTGTCCTCGACCGTTTGGCGGCGAGTGGCGTGCTTCGTGAACCTCTGCCGGGAGCCATTCGCAACCACGCTCTCCGGACCTTGCCAGGAACGCACCCTGGCGACGGATTCTTCGCGGCTCTGCTGGAGCGTCCTGCCCAGGCATAA
- a CDS encoding PASTA domain-containing protein encodes MRRFFNLVLGAMAMVAVALISAFIAMRLAIHGREVKVPNLTHMTVAEASRRASSMGLQLRLENKFYSPNTPAGEVLAQFPAPGAVVRRNWPVRVTESLGTQQVSIPDLKGQGERAVSIHLKQLGLELGTVGQLASPDEPGVVVAQTPPANATGVDSPRVSVLLSVPSDDAEQAYVMPSLVGLSLAGAYARAMAAGLRVASIEDVTPASAVAAPVDAATPAATPATPSTATTTITQTAPAASTTGTVMAQTPPSGHRVVRGEIVRLSLTH; translated from the coding sequence ATGAGGCGTTTCTTCAACCTGGTTCTCGGGGCGATGGCGATGGTGGCAGTGGCCCTCATCTCTGCGTTCATCGCCATGCGACTCGCGATTCATGGGCGCGAAGTCAAAGTGCCCAATCTGACGCACATGACGGTCGCGGAGGCAAGCCGTCGCGCAAGTTCAATGGGACTGCAACTGAGGCTGGAGAACAAGTTCTATTCGCCGAACACTCCCGCCGGCGAGGTGCTCGCACAGTTCCCCGCCCCTGGCGCAGTCGTGCGACGAAATTGGCCCGTGCGTGTAACTGAAAGCCTGGGGACCCAGCAGGTCTCGATCCCCGATCTTAAGGGGCAGGGAGAACGGGCCGTCTCGATCCATCTAAAGCAGCTAGGGTTGGAGTTGGGGACGGTGGGGCAGCTTGCCTCTCCGGACGAGCCGGGAGTGGTGGTCGCGCAGACCCCTCCTGCCAACGCAACGGGAGTGGATTCACCTAGAGTCAGCGTACTTCTGAGCGTTCCCTCGGATGACGCGGAGCAGGCCTACGTGATGCCTTCGCTGGTGGGGCTGAGTCTGGCGGGAGCCTACGCACGGGCGATGGCAGCCGGCCTGCGCGTGGCTAGCATCGAGGATGTCACCCCTGCCTCAGCAGTAGCGGCTCCAGTAGATGCGGCCACCCCTGCTGCAACTCCAGCGACTCCTTCTACAGCGACGACAACAATAACTCAAACCGCTCCGGCCGCCTCAACCACCGGGACGGTCATGGCCCAGACGCCTCCGTCAGGACACCGGGTCGTGCGAGGAGAGATCGTCAGGCTCTCCCTGACCCATTGA
- a CDS encoding cation-efflux pump — translation MTSTETTQNALQTRSVKRSAALSSVLAALGITLLKFLTGVLTGSLGMLSEAVHSTIDLVAAAITLFSVQVSDRPADDTHNYGHGKVESLSAFIEAVLMLVSCVWIVAEAVRRIFFHERLSLAFSIWPFAVLLLSMAVDYTRSKKLSRVAHDHQSIALQADAMHFSTDIWSSFAVLVGLSATYAGKQWKIPALQMADPIAALVVAGVILHVTWRLAQQTIDALLDATPSETREKMRRELVRDLRAIDGVLSVDRIRTRRSGSSYFADLTLGLPRNLTFQRSEQITLAATEAVKRHLPGADVVVHSVPKAPLAESVHDRIRAVAARSNLVIHDVTVQQFNHQLHVEQHLEVDETMPLRKAHDLATQLESEIRREIPEISSILTHIESLPATIERPSSQERDRQLEVRLRRAATRFPEILDIHDVFVTRLGPASEQHIQMNCHCTLPDDLPMSRVHAVITALEGEFKLDSPEVDRLLIHPEPATDNRR, via the coding sequence ATGACCTCCACCGAGACAACGCAGAATGCCCTTCAGACCCGCTCTGTGAAGCGTTCTGCGGCTCTCTCGTCCGTTCTGGCGGCGCTGGGGATCACGCTGCTGAAGTTCCTGACGGGAGTGCTTACGGGCTCTCTCGGCATGCTGTCTGAGGCGGTCCACTCGACGATTGATCTCGTCGCAGCCGCGATCACCCTGTTCTCCGTCCAGGTCTCTGACCGGCCGGCCGACGACACCCACAACTATGGCCACGGCAAGGTGGAGAGCCTGTCAGCCTTCATCGAGGCCGTGCTGATGCTGGTCTCATGCGTGTGGATCGTAGCCGAGGCTGTACGGCGCATCTTCTTCCACGAGCGCCTGTCCCTGGCATTCTCGATATGGCCGTTCGCCGTACTGCTGTTGTCGATGGCGGTCGACTATACCCGGTCGAAGAAGCTCTCGCGGGTCGCGCACGATCATCAGAGTATCGCGCTCCAGGCGGATGCGATGCACTTCAGCACGGACATCTGGTCGTCGTTCGCCGTGCTGGTAGGGCTGAGCGCAACCTATGCTGGGAAGCAGTGGAAAATTCCGGCGCTGCAGATGGCAGACCCCATCGCAGCGCTTGTCGTCGCCGGGGTGATTCTCCACGTGACGTGGCGGCTGGCGCAGCAGACGATTGATGCTCTGCTGGACGCCACGCCAAGCGAGACACGCGAAAAGATGCGCCGCGAGCTGGTCCGCGATCTTCGCGCAATCGACGGCGTCCTCTCGGTCGATCGCATTCGGACGCGCCGCTCCGGATCAAGCTACTTTGCCGACCTCACCCTCGGCCTGCCGCGCAACCTTACCTTCCAGCGCTCCGAGCAGATCACCCTGGCGGCGACGGAGGCAGTAAAGCGCCATCTTCCGGGCGCGGACGTCGTGGTGCACTCAGTGCCGAAGGCTCCGCTGGCTGAAAGCGTCCATGACAGGATTCGCGCGGTTGCGGCACGCTCGAACCTTGTGATCCATGACGTGACGGTGCAGCAGTTCAACCATCAACTGCACGTGGAACAGCACCTCGAAGTCGACGAGACAATGCCCCTGCGCAAGGCGCACGATCTGGCAACGCAGCTTGAGTCCGAGATCCGTCGCGAGATTCCGGAGATCTCCTCCATTCTGACGCACATCGAGAGTCTGCCTGCGACAATCGAGCGACCATCCTCACAGGAGCGCGACCGGCAGCTCGAAGTACGGCTGCGACGCGCCGCCACAAGGTTTCCAGAGATCCTCGATATCCACGACGTGTTTGTGACCAGACTCGGCCCCGCCAGTGAACAGCACATCCAGATGAACTGTCACTGCACGCTGCCGGATGATCTGCCGATGTCGCGCGTGCATGCTGTCATTACCGCCCTTGAGGGCGAGTTCAAACTGGATTCGCCTGAGGTCGACCGGCTGCTGATTCACCCGGAGCCTGCTACGGACAATCGCCGGTGA